The Microbacterium sp. zg-Y1090 sequence GTCGGCGGGCGAGAACTTGCGGTAACCGGACTCGGTGCGCGTGGGGGTGACGATCCCCTGCACCTCGAGGAAGCGCAGCTTGCTGCTGGTCAGCGACGGGAATTCGGGCGCCAGTCTCGCGAGGACCTGGCCGATGCTGAGATAACCCGCCGGCGTGGAGCGCCCGCGGGGTGAGGCCTGCGCCATCAAGCGCTCGCCGCGCGGTCGACCGGGGAGATGAAGAAGTTGAGACGGAACTTGCCGATGCGCACCTCGGCGCCGTCGGTGAGCAGCGCGCGGTCGACACGCTCCCCGTTGACGTAGGTGCCGTTGAGCGAGCGCTGGTCGACGATCTCGAACGCAAGGCCCGTGCGCGTGATCTCCGCGTGACGGCGCGACACGGTCACGTCGTCGAAGAAGATGTCCGCTTCGGGGTGACGGCCGATCGTCGCCACGTCGTTGTCGAGCAGGTAGCGAGCGCCGGCAGTGGGTCCCGAACGCACCATCAGCAGCGCGGAACGCGACGGCAGGGCCGCAATGGCCTCGAGCTCCGCCGCCGTCAGTTCGCTGCCGAAAGGCACGAACGACAGGTCCGACTCATGGCCGAAGGTCTGCGTGGTGTCCGATCCACCCGCGGGCGTGTGAGCGTCCGCCGCGTCGCGGTGAATGCTTCCGTGCTCTGAACGGCTGTTGTGTTCCACGCTTCCTCCTTTGGGCCAGCCTAGTGGATGCCGGCGGGCCGCGTCAGCGCGGAAAGCCCCCGAATGCGAGCCGATGGGCGTGTTTCGGCGTGTGTCGCGGCCGGATGCGATGCCGCGCACCCCGACGTAGCGTGGCCGCACCCGTTCGAGAGGACCATGCCGTGTCGACGCCAGACAGCCACCGCCCGCCCGCCCCGGTGCGTGAGCAGCCGGCGTGCATGTGCGCCTTCGGCCACGCGTGCTCGACCGTCGCCCCCGGCCACGCGCTGCATCTCATCCAGGCGCGTCTTGCCTCGGCGACGCCGTTGGAGTGGACCGACGCGATCGTGACACGGGTGGATGCCGAGGAGGGCACGGTGCAACTGCGCGCCGTGGCTGACGGCGCGCAGCTGCGTGTGTGGAGCGCCGCCTCCGGCCTGCGCCGTGTCGAGCCGGGCACCCCGGTCGCGGTCCACCGCCGCTACCACGTGCTGGCCGTCGGCCCTCGGCGCTTCAACGTCGCTCCGCTGCCCGCGGCATCCGACGCCCGCGCCTCGGTCGGGCGCAGCTGACGGACTGCGGGCGGGCTCAGACGGCCATCGACTCCTTCAGCGCCTGGCAGGCGTTGATGCAGGCGCGGCACGCCTGGGCGCACATGCGGCAGACCTCGCTCATCTCGGCGTGCGGCAGGCACATGTCCTCGCACGTCTGACACATCGCGATGCAGGCGTCGAGCATCGCCATCATGGATGCCGGGGTGAGCCCCTGCATCCGCAGCAGGGCGCGCATCATCGTGTTGCACATGTCGGCGCAGTTCGCGCACGCGGGCGCGCAGTCCATCATCTGCGTCGAACAGACAGCGCACGCCTGCTCGCACGCGGCACACGCGTCGAGGCACGCCTGCAGCAGCCCCATGTCCATCGTGTCCATACCGGGCACGGTCATCATGTCCTCGGACATGGCATCCATCATCCTGACGTCCATCACGTACCTCTTCTCGTCGGTGTCGGCGGGCGGGAGGCCGGCCTGGCGTCATGCTAGGAGCCCGGTCCCCGCCGCGACAGGCCCGGGTAGGGTCGGCGGGGTGATGTCTTCGCGCACCCGCACCCCGTTCCGAAACCGACTGGCCGCCGTCACCTCTGCCGCGGCACTTGCAGCCATGGGCCTGCTCGCGGTGGCCGCACCGGCGGCCGCACACGACGAGCTGGTGACCAGCGACCCTGCCGGCGGCAGCACCGTGGCAGCCCTTCCCGACGAGGTCACGCTGACCTTCTCCGACTTCCCGCTCGACGAGCCGGGCGCCACCCTCGTCACCGTGACGGATGCCGCCGGTGGGGACCTCACCGCCGGCGACCCCGTCGTCGACGGCACCGAGGTCCTCCAGGCGCTGCAGGGCGAGGCCACCGGTGCGGTCACCGTCGTGTGGAAGGTGGTCTCCAGCGACGGGCACCCGATCGACGGCGAGTTCGCGTTCGAGGTGACCGGGGACGACTCCTCCCCCGTCGCCACACCGGAGACCACCGCACCGGCATCCCCCACGACCGACCCGACGGCCGAAGCGAGCACCGCACCCACCGACGACGCGACGGCGACCGCCGTGCCCGCCGGGGATGACGGCGCCGCGCCGGTGCTGCCCTGGGTGATCGGCGGCATCCTGCTCGTCGCCGTCATCGCGGCCGTGGCCTACCTGCTCGGCTCGCGCGCGCGGCGGACCCGTCAGCACCAGCCCGATGCCACCACCCCCGGGGTCCGCCCCGCCGACGAGGACTAGGCTGGTAGGCATGCCTCACTACGACGTCGTCATCCTCGGCGCGGGCCCCGGCGGGTATGTCGCAGCGGTCCGCAGCGCACAGCTCGGCCTGTCCGTCGCGATCATCGAAGAGAAGTACTGGGGCGGTGTGTGCCTGAACGTGGGCTGCATCCCCTCCAAGGCTCTCCTGCGCAACGCCGATCTCGCCCACACCTTCCTGCACAAGGCCGAACTCTTCGGCATCTCCGGTGACGTGAGCTTCGACTTCGGCACCGCGTGGGATCGCAGCCGCAAGGTCGCGGATACCCACGTCAAGGGCATCCACTACCTCATGAAGAAGAACAAGGTCACCGAGTACGAGGGCCGCGGCACGTTCGCCGACGCGCACACGATCGACGTGGCCAAGGCCGACGGCTCCACCGAGCGCGTCACCTTCGACAACGCGATCATCTCCACCGGCTCGAAGGTGCGCCTGCTGCCGGGCGTGCAGCTGAGCAAGAACGTCGTGACCTACGAGGAGCAGATCCTCACCCGCGACCTGCCGGAGTCGATCGTCATCGTCGGCGCGGGCGCGATCGGCATGGAGTTCGCCTTCGTGCTGAGCAACTACGGCGTGAAGGTCACCATCATCGAGTTCCTCGACCGGGCTCTCCCCAACGAGGACGTCGAGGTCTCGAAGGAGATCCAGAAGCAGTACAAGAAGTACGGCATCGACATCCTCACCTCCACCAAGGTGGAGTCGGTCACCGACGACGGCTCGAAGGTCACCGTCGCGTACAGCGCGAACGCCGACGGCGCGAAGGGATCGATCGAGGCCGACAAGGTCATGATGTCGATCGGCTTCGCTGCCAACGTCGAGGGCTACGGCCTGGAGAACACCGGGGTCAAGCTCACCGACCGCGGCGCCATCGAGATCGACGACTACATGCGCACGAACGTCGAGGGCATCTACGCCATCGGCGACGTGACCGCGAAGCTGCAGCTGGCCCACGTGGCCGAGGCGCAGGGCGTCGTGGCCGCCGAGACCATCGCGAAGGCCGAGACCCAGACGCTGGGCGACTACCGCATGATGCCGCGGGCGACGTTCTGCTCGCCGCAGGTGGCGTCGTTCGGTCTCACCGAGCAGCAGGCACGGGATGCCGGCTACGACGTGAAGGTCGCGAAGTTCCCCTTCAGCGCCAACGGCAAGGCCAACGGCCTGGGCGAGCCCATCGGCTTCGTCAAGCTCATCGCCGACGCCGAGCACCTGGAGCTGCTGGGCGGGCACCTCATCGGCCCCGACGTGTCGGAGCTGCTGCCCGAGCTGACCCTCGCCCAGAAGTGGGACCTCACCGCGCTCGAGGCCGCCCGCAACGTGCACACGCACCCGACGCTGTCGGAGGCGCTGCAGGAGGCCTTCCACGGTCTCGCGGGCCACATGATCAACATCTGACGCCAGCCGTCACCGCACCACCTGACGCCGCCCCGCCCGAAGCCGGGGGCGGCGTCAGGCGTTTGCGCCGTGGGGTCGTTGAGCGAGGGAGCGCGTTTCGTCTCGCTCCGCTCGCTCAACGACCGGCAAGACGGCGCGGGTCGTTGAGCGAGGGAGCGCGTTTCGTCTCGCTCCGCTCGCTCAACGACCGGGAGAACGGCGCGGGTCGTTGAGCGAGGGAGCGGAGCGACCGAGACGAAACGCCGGGAGAAGCGCGCGTTTCGTCTCGCTCCGCTCGCTCAACGACCGGCAGGACGGCGCGGGTCGTTGAGCGAGGGAGCGGAGCGACCGAGACGAAACGCCGGAAGAAGCGCGCGTTTCGTCTCGCTGCGCTCGCTCAACGACCAGGGGGCGGCGCTCAAGGACCGGTGAGGGCGCGGCCCAGCTTTGAGTCGGATGCCGCGGGACGCCCGCCCGCGGCGGACACCAGGGCGTCGGCGGCGGCGAACAGCGCCGCCCGCCCCTCCGCATCGGCGGGCGCGGCGGGGCCGAGCTCCAGCTCCCACTCGCGCCACGACGCCTCGGTGCCGCGGCGTTCATCGCGGGCGGTGACGTGATCGTCGACGAACTCCGCCACCAGCGCACCCTCGGCGTCACGCAACGCGTAGGCGTGACGCTCGTTGCGAATCCGCGCGAGCGCGGCGAAGGGCGGCGACGCCCACTGTGCCAGCGCGGCGACCACCGGTTCGGGAACCGGCAGATCGCTCACGTCGGCCGCAGGCTCGGCGCCGAGGGGCCACGCCCACTCGTGCTTGCCCTCGGGCGTGGAGATCTTGATGTGCCAGCCGGCGTCGGGACCGCCGGAGCGACGCCGCACCGCGACGCCCGACCGGGCGAGATGTCCCTCCGCGGTGTCGAGGTAGCGGGCGTCGAGTCGTCGGTGCTCGGCCTCACCGACGCCCGCGACTCCGGGCAGTGCCGTCCAATCGGGCACGGCCGTCGCGTCGTCGACGTCGTATTTGCGCTCCACTTCCAGCGAGCGCTGCGGCTCGGCG is a genomic window containing:
- a CDS encoding FHA domain-containing protein; amino-acid sequence: MEHNSRSEHGSIHRDAADAHTPAGGSDTTQTFGHESDLSFVPFGSELTAAELEAIAALPSRSALLMVRSGPTAGARYLLDNDVATIGRHPEADIFFDDVTVSRRHAEITRTGLAFEIVDQRSLNGTYVNGERVDRALLTDGAEVRIGKFRLNFFISPVDRAASA
- a CDS encoding copper resistance CopC family protein, with the translated sequence MSSRTRTPFRNRLAAVTSAAALAAMGLLAVAAPAAAHDELVTSDPAGGSTVAALPDEVTLTFSDFPLDEPGATLVTVTDAAGGDLTAGDPVVDGTEVLQALQGEATGAVTVVWKVVSSDGHPIDGEFAFEVTGDDSSPVATPETTAPASPTTDPTAEASTAPTDDATATAVPAGDDGAAPVLPWVIGGILLVAVIAAVAYLLGSRARRTRQHQPDATTPGVRPADED
- the lpdA gene encoding dihydrolipoyl dehydrogenase, which encodes MPHYDVVILGAGPGGYVAAVRSAQLGLSVAIIEEKYWGGVCLNVGCIPSKALLRNADLAHTFLHKAELFGISGDVSFDFGTAWDRSRKVADTHVKGIHYLMKKNKVTEYEGRGTFADAHTIDVAKADGSTERVTFDNAIISTGSKVRLLPGVQLSKNVVTYEEQILTRDLPESIVIVGAGAIGMEFAFVLSNYGVKVTIIEFLDRALPNEDVEVSKEIQKQYKKYGIDILTSTKVESVTDDGSKVTVAYSANADGAKGSIEADKVMMSIGFAANVEGYGLENTGVKLTDRGAIEIDDYMRTNVEGIYAIGDVTAKLQLAHVAEAQGVVAAETIAKAETQTLGDYRMMPRATFCSPQVASFGLTEQQARDAGYDVKVAKFPFSANGKANGLGEPIGFVKLIADAEHLELLGGHLIGPDVSELLPELTLAQKWDLTALEAARNVHTHPTLSEALQEAFHGLAGHMINI
- a CDS encoding CYTH domain-containing protein; this translates as MEDSADRAAAAEPQRSLEVERKYDVDDATAVPDWTALPGVAGVGEAEHRRLDARYLDTAEGHLARSGVAVRRRSGGPDAGWHIKISTPEGKHEWAWPLGAEPAADVSDLPVPEPVVAALAQWASPPFAALARIRNERHAYALRDAEGALVAEFVDDHVTARDERRGTEASWREWELELGPAAPADAEGRAALFAAADALVSAAGGRPAASDSKLGRALTGP